The region gaattctttctggggttttttcagtggccctaatttTCTTCCGTAGAAATCTGGTGATAATTTCACTTCCACTTTCTGCGGCCACATGTATTTTCTTTCGCCCTAATCAGATGCTCTTAATAATCCAAAGTGATAAAAGAGCAAAGCTGTGTTTTAAAACATAacaatatgcaaaacaaaatctgttccAGCAGTTTTATTCCTACATTTCATTgatgaaaatacttttatgaTCTTCTTGCGGAGAGTTTACAATTCCCctgaaatcataaataaaattatcgcTTTTCAGTCATAAACAAGTGAGTTTTATACTGCAGGTGCAGGAgctatttgttttgaatttttatgaAGGTTGTACAGCTTTAAACAAAAGTTAATTATTTAGAGTGAGGTTATAAACGGCTGAAGGTTTGTGACTCATTGTCAGTCTCATGAAGTTCCGGTTAAATCGATGGTGTTTGCGGTTTACAACACCACAGAATGCtctataattatgttttatctgAAGCATTGCACTTTGTTGTGTCACAGAGAAATTAAATTGAGGGCTGCTGCCAGTGTCTACACTGAGGCTCAGCTggtttgttgttggtttttctgaaaaatcagctgctgttcaGGAGCTTATAAATAGAGCTCAGCCTTTTGGCGTTGGGGTGTGAGTTTTGGCTCATTTGGAGGTTTAGGAAGCAGAGCCAGGTGAGTGTGATtacaacagctgcagcttcgTCTGACTTCCTCTGAGAAAGCTGTTCTGCCAGGAATCTCAGGCAGCTTTTCTAAGTTTTAAGTTTTCTCATGTGCTTAATGTATTTTTCACACGCGATTGGCTTTAAATTagcaaaacattacattatttttacagaaaggTGGATACTCAatgaaaattgaaaatgtataataaagGAGATAATAGGgttattttactgtaaagtaAAATATCCTGCATGAGCAgaagtttttcttctcttggcTTCAAATGTCAGGACTGGGTTATTTGGgttattttgattatttgtttctAATTCTATTATTAATTTTGCTTCAGTTTCTTGTTTCTCTTCAATCAatcttgtttctatttttatatctgatagtctggtagactcggttcaattTGGGACCAAAATATCTGAGTCATACGATctaaaccttttgaaaaacttgttcccctcctcgtctgtgggggcgctgcacgaagaaccactgaaggaaacgacacaaaaacctctgaagaagacaatgagcacttccttcttcacgaaatgcaaacaaaatggagcgccgtcagattttagtggttgtaggatttttattttgataaaggaacacaagccatttctcccacttgCGCTATGCTAACacgtttgttttgttgtatttacccagaatgccctgcgctgtggTCCGCTTCCTACTTTTGGAGCGGTGTCGTGTCCGGTTGGAGTTCATATTCGGACCACAGCAGAGTTCCCTTCAACAgaaccgagaccgaggtttgtaggttTGTTGGTTTCGACATGGATTAATCCTCACTCGGCtcatttttcagatattttggatatttttttctgtcttaaaaatCAACTGTTGAAACTATTTTAGTCTCTAACTCATTTTCTTACCTAAACTTTACTCTTTTCTTTGTCACACAGCTAAATAAGCTGTCAGTCATGAACAAGGACAAACTGAGGGAAACATTATAGAAACTCCAAGACAGACTTTTATGGTGCTGTATGATAATGTTTGATTTGAATCGTATCATTCAGTTTAAATGTACTTCCTTTCATTTTGCAAATtgattgttttcatattttattatgtttcagcCACTAAGATGAAtgcatttcattgggatttcCTGACAGACCAGAATGATGTACACAACCTTTCACAGTGGTAGCCATAAATGAATCCAGTACAGTTTAAGAAATCagctaattagtaaatagagtccagTTGTGTATAATTTATTCTCAGAACAAATGTTGCTGTTCGGTGAAGGAGAATATTAGaataagaaaacattgtttattcaAATCCAGCTCTtcttatttctgtaaataattaaaacacagcTAATTTTTAGTGTTTGTGTAATTTATGGAACATAAATGTGGCAAAATATGATTTATGCCAGACATTCAACACGTTGTGTagttatgctttttttattagaataatGCTACACGGGCTAACATTATGCTTGTTAGCATAATGCTGCCTTACTAATTATTGAAAATCTGTGTCTTGTTTTGTTCACAAACGTTTAATGGcgtttgagttattttaaaacacaaaatattcaaaattttaagTCTTTACATGTGGAATGTTGGTAGAAACGTAATCAGAAATACTTATAGCTTATGTGATTACTACTGAATCTTATGGGGGAACTAATTATATGCGTCAACTAATTAACCAtagattatttttcagatttatttcaggcttttatttttgttgtcagCATCCTGCAGCTGCCCAGGGGGAAATGAAAGGAGGCTCGGTGTTTCTGGCTCGGTGTCAGCCTGATGTCACTTTCTGGCTCATCTCCGTTTCCTCTGAGGCTCATCTgggtttaattttaaacattttaatgatattttattttctgaccaGCCTGAGGATGCTTGATGTCACAACACCTGATTATCCAGctcattttaacacatttttaaagaacacagCCACTCCgctgctttaaaaaacaacaggacTTTAATATCATGACACATAAAACATtcagctgaaacaaaacacagcgGATGAAGGGCATAATATTGCTGGTTTGACATTACAGTGTGCTTATGGTCCCACGGGTTGAGTTTATTGAAGTtgaagtaaatatttacagaaacgTTTTATGATATTCTCATcctcatgtcatttttttgttgtaaaataacaCGGAATGTTTTACTCCTAATAATACAATTTCTACAGTTGTTGTAAGTGTTGGACAGTCACTCCAGCTGCGCCTGAGCTgtgcagtaaataaaaaaatctgagcgTAATTACAAAGGGGTTCAGTGAAAGTCTTCTCTTCCCGAAGCTACATTCCGATCCGGAGAGGCTCATAAGCACTTCAGCAGGAAGAAGTTGCAGAAAGCTCCCCGGGGACAGTCGCACATCTTCCCGATTCGTGCGCCTTTCCTCACCGCGCACTGCTCTCCAACGTCACACTGACGGGGAGACAAAAGTGGaagatgtttaattaaattataaacataTATATGAAAAGTTTggtgaaaaaatgaaatacgTGTTTTGCATCTACCGTTGGGACTTGACCAAATTTCTTCTCCCACGATGGAAGTCGTTTAGCCTGCAGCTTTTCAAGAACTTCTTGGAGAGCTCCAAGCTGTCGGAAAATAGAAAGTTCAGATGCAAAATGTTATTATCTGCAcattaaaaactacaatttacgccgttttatttttaactgggCTTAAATGAAAGTTTATGTGAAGAAATTTCAAGTGAAAATTGcgtaaaaatatctaaatatccGGGTTTTTGCAAGGACTCACCAGCTGCTTTTCACTGGTCAGGTTCGGTCCTTTCGGGTAGAAGTCCCGCAGCGCTCTGGGGCTCAGCTCCTCCTCGGACTCCGCATCCAGCAGCCCCTGCGCTCCGGCTCCGGCGGCGCCGgcggagagcagcagcagcgcgcAGAGGAGCGCGCCGCTCAGcatcctggagctctgcatGGTCCCGGTGCGCGGCGACATGTGGCCCTTTTCCCCGATCTCAGATAGTACTCAGGTCCTCCGCGACAAACACCTTTTTATGTGAGATGCTCCATCTGCTTGCTCCACCttattctttgattttttttttacccccctcGTTTTGTCATGCGTAACAGCCGCCTTGGGTGAGTCATCCCGTAAAAGTTGCTGGGCAAGAAAAGCTCAGAGAAGTCAACAATAACAGCATGGGGTTGTTACTGACAGAGTAATGGATTACTTGAGCAATAAATAGGAGCTTCGTGTAAACAGCAGGGAGTTTATTCTCAGCTAACCAGATTATCTGAAACCAGcagtaaaacattaaatctttaaaattacCCTAAAAATCCCcatcagtagctgcgtttccattaaccataaaattggtCAAATTGAAATGaggaaaattaatttctttaaattgaaacaggcaaattttgaaaaacaaaacaaactatttatttttaaaaaggttttgcacTAAGCTAAGGTAGTTTTTTTATGTATCGAAATAGATGGTtttggcaaaactgcaatggaaacagtCATGTGATCGGCAgccggatgttgctactggcgcAAActatgaagaagacaacaggaagaagttttaaaatgctttttaatggCTTATTGtttgaacaagcttattcaagtgtgattttaactgtttaactgtttatttaatggaaataattgtggttttttttacattagcagaatatcaacaaagatctgcacatatttttaatagaaaccGAGTTAGTGAGATGTTTTAATCCCTCATTACATCAGATGTAGCTCTCTGTAGCTCATTTCCAGCGTGCCCTGCGTTTAAACTGTCTCAGGTTATTCTTGTGCAAATGACCCAGGTTTAAACGTCATAATCTTCTTTTGTTCCATCACATTTTCAACAGACCGCTGTCTGACATGCAAAATAATTCCTCTCAAGCTTGAAATTAGTCTTCAGCCTCACTGAAAAGTGGCTGAAAGAATCTCTGAATATCAGCTGTGATCAAACTGCTGTTGGGTGAAGGAGCCTGAGAGAAAGTTTGTTCTTCTCACTGAGAATATGTTGATGCTGAGATGAAGTTATcgtttttccatttcatttctctgacaaaaaacagagaactTCTTCCTTtgaattgagatttttttcattctcaCCAGACAAATTTGCTCAAAATCTCCTTTCTAGGGAagaataagaaatattttatttgtttttcttcttctaattgGCATTCTGTGCAATGATGTGTTTCAGAGAGTTTGGAAACGCCTTTTCCAGATTGATGGGCAGCGTCCCAGTTTGGATTTCGAAGTACATTTGTTATAATATCTATGCTGATGACacacatctttatttttctccattacCACCTCACTGTAGTTCACTTTAATCACAGAACTGCTGTGGTTTATACAAGTGATCACATGTTTCCAgtataaatgtgtgcaaaactttagCCATATTctgctaaataaaccaaattgtGCAATTGCAGTGTACCGTAAATACGTTTGTTCCCACTAttagttattaaaaacatgttgcaccatcatcctcctaccacttcctgccattttctttgttgtttccctCAGTAGTAGCATCTGtttgttggtcatgtgactcttgtgattctgtttctgttgcagttttgtgaaaattttttctgaaaaatttgattttttttatccctgtgtttccattaagtaaataattcataattcaAATTTGTATAATTATACGGTCAAGGGAAATGCAGCTGCTAATGAAGATCAGTTAATTAATTGCACCTGACTGCTATATCTTTCTGAGTTATACAGATTTGTTTTCCTGCATTgcaaaaaatactaaatcttaccaaatatttttggtctaatttttactgcaaatatcttcGTACATTTGAAAAAGgatcaaaattacttttcagcaagatataggagcttgtttttagtcattAATTTGTTCATGTTGATGAAACAGTTTAAttcctttggcagattatttcacttgtaaaatgggaaacatttagttctat is a window of Xiphophorus maculatus strain JP 163 A chromosome 4, X_maculatus-5.0-male, whole genome shotgun sequence DNA encoding:
- the LOC102219664 gene encoding cocaine- and amphetamine-regulated transcript protein-like; its protein translation is MSPRTGTMQSSRMLSGALLCALLLLSAGAAGAGAQGLLDAESEEELSPRALRDFYPKGPNLTSEKQLLGALQEVLEKLQAKRLPSWEKKFGQVPTCDVGEQCAVRKGARIGKMCDCPRGAFCNFFLLKCL